GGCCCCACGGCTGATAACCAATGCCAAAACAAAGTTACTACTACCAAAAAAAGTGTCTTTCAAACAGCAATATGAAGTGTTGCTATTTTGTGTTAATactcttttttaataaaaggaagACGTTGCCCTGAAGTTTTTATCTCAACAAGAATTTTTTGAGTTATTTTACAGTAGTTTTAACTCTTCCTGAAATACATATTTGAATTCCTGAAATCAGTCTGAATGTAGAAGTCATGGAAGTACCACTTCATTAACAAGTAAAACCACTGTATGTATGTAGCAGGGATAAATGTTTTGCAGCTGTATCTTCATTTGTCCAATGACTATCCATCatttgttgtaatttttttacttcactgagtttgtattttttggcttttatgtTCAAAGTATGTTTATAGCTTTATAAATAAAGTAATTGCCAGACTGGCTGTTCAAAAGAGGCCACTGGAAGTTATAATGCTATCAAACTCTCAAGTAACTATTTCTTAGCATTCAAGAGGAttccttgcttttgttttttcccttcagtatCTGTATATGTTTGAATAGTTTTTAGAGTAACTGCCAATAACCTTCAATGGGTAAGGCTGAAATACTAAGCCGAAGGtacaaagaaaacacttttttcctaCAATTCCTACTGACACCCAGCCTTGCCTCTCCCTACCCCACACTCAATCCCTTTATCCAAGAGAAGCTTGATCCCTGATCATGcactgacttaaaaaaaaaaaaaaaagtttgagtaaaaaaaaaccccagctttaATACAAGTTAAACAGCAACAGAAAGTTTAACAGTGGGAAATCAGTCTCTCCTGCTTTCTGGAATTTCGGAGTACACAGCCAGTGCCTGTTagagcagagcagcaaggaGCAGGTTCAGCTGAAGCATGGAACACAGGCAGCAGCCACATGACAGCCCAAACTCTCAGCACCTCCCCAGTGTCTTTCTCTACGGCTGAGCACTAGTATTACTGGAGTGGGTAAGACAACTGAGAGCtccaaaaaaaaacagtcttttcCTGCTGACATCCCTGCCAGGCAGCTACAGAATTTGAATCTGGCTGAAGTCTGAGTCAGTACTGCAGGGGAATTTCAATTAGAGAAAGTAAGTTGTATGCAATCCTAACTACCAAGACTTGTGAGAGTATTTATTACAAATCTGCCAAAGCTACACAATGCCTTGAGCACGTAGACCAGCCCTCCCCTACACCTCCACAGGTACCTCAGTGCCAACAGCCAAGTGTCACAAACTGGGGCTTCAGCACAGGTTCCACCACTGCACATCTgaccagcacagctcaggcttTGAGCCAGCTGCTCTCACAACTACCAAGTTTTAATCCAGGTGTGGTTATGCAGGCAGAGCACAGTTGAAGCAGTGCAATGAGGAAGATAAACTGTGTCTTTCTCTTCCTCACCCCAAAGCAGCATGAGGCATTGTGCAAGGCAGTGGCTGCTGACAAACATTGACACTGGGCTCATGACAAGCACCCAAAGGAATTTACACAGGCTGCTGCCACCAAACACAATTACAGCAGGCTTCTGAATATTAACTACAAACATAGCCACAGAAAGGACATCACATTTTCCTCTAGTAGCACTTTTAAACTGAGGTGCATTGTTTGCAATACAGGCTGCTGGGAAGGCTTCAGCATGTCCAAGAGTAGCAGTGGAGTATTTTATGCCCACTGACAATGTCTAACACACCCAATATAAtgcacagcagcacaaaggcaGTGCCCACAACCTCCTGAGAAACCAGATGTGAGGAGCAGTTGTATCCAAAGCATGGGTTTGAATGCTGCTTTAGATCAAATTCTGAATGCTTTCAAAATGGTTACATCCAAAATGCAGGTAATCTTGGTAAGCCATCAAAAAAACATCACTCAGCTTCATCTCAAAGTTGCCCACTGATCTGACTAGTACCCTGcattagtaattttaaaaaaattacatctgttttatttcaattaacCACTGCCTAAGTGCTATTATTTCTACACTCAGTAATAAGTGACAGTAAAATTGTCTAGTTCCAAATAACTAGAACCATTTgcaaataaaagtttaaaagccCTTTATTAATTCAGAAGTGAAACACCAATATTTCAAGTGAGATAAGTATGTTTATTAAGGTTCATTCTACTCTAAGGTTTATACAGAGAATGGAATGCAATACAAGCTAAGAGCACACCTCAAAGATCTACCACACAACCATCCCCTACTCCCTATAAGGgaactgtaaaaaaagaaaaaaaaaaaaaaatcagaaaaccaGTTACTGTTTAACTAGTTGCAAGTGGCTTTGTCCAAAGAAGTTAAGCTTGATATTGCATTAGCTTTGTATGCAATAATTAAGTCTCTACAAGCTGAAGTATCACATACAGAGGCATAAGATTTCCTGTGGACACATGAAACCATGTTTCCAAGAGCTACATCACAAGGGTCTTTAAAACTGCCTAAAAACCAGCCACTAATGGCATGCACAGGTCAATAATATTAACTTTGGTAATGTCAGTCATTTTTGGTCAAATCTGGATTCCACTTTAAACAGTAACATGTATAAAAACACACCCATCCTGTGCATAAAGCAACACACTTTATTTGCTATCACCTAGAGGCAGGTCTTCAAGACATGGCTGAAGTATTCAAATTTAACTGTCAGGAGCTTGTTTAGTTCTAAATCACATTTTCACTAGTCTAGAAGGCAAGACTAAAAGGACAAGAGTGgtcaaatatttaattttttttttaaatgcaggacAAGAACCATCTTGAAAATTATATAGCTTTAAGTAACACTTAACTTTTTTCCACAATGTTTTTGTAAGAAATCCAGTAACTTTTTTATATTACCTAGTTCCCCAAGACACATTctggcttgtttttctttctgaagttaTCAATACCCTGTAAATACATGTGTTTGGCTCTTCTTGAGGAAGTCAcagatgtttttatttacaACAGAGTCAATCCTTAGCACTGTAACTGGACTTCAACAGCTTAAAATTGTAATGAAAATGACAACCTTAAGTGCTACTTCCCATACAGAATCCACACTTAGTTCAGTTTTATTCATTGCAAAGTAAAAAGACATCCAATTACACTAGTAAAAACTCAGAGATCTAGATCtgtactcaaaaaaaaaaacactacacATGCAAAGGGAACAACATCCTGCTAACACAACTtcatttgctgctgcatttgtctAATATTAACAATTATGAACAGGGCAGTGCAACTAGTATTTGGAACAATCCTTACAGTGTTCGAGTGTCAGGCACAATACTTCATTTCTCTTCACACCACTGGTTCTCTTTACGTACCTGGAAGAGCAGTTTAACTGTTAATATAATGCAGTGAAATTCTAAGCCTTTGGCTGTAAATACCCATTAGCATTCAGGATAATTTACTGCAGGGAGACAAACTTGGAGCAGTTTTAGTTTTTTACACAGATTTTGCAATTATAAAATCTGTCTTCCAAACTGGCCTGTTTATCAGTGTAAGCCGGGTTTTTCATGCCTAGGTTTGATCAAATCTGAAATTTTCCAACCAAGTAAAGCAAATGGAATATCTGAAGTCTAAGCTGTTTATGACATAGCATTGAAAAAATACCCAAATCTACAACTCATTGCCCTGTACTGAAACCAGGCATCACGTTCTGCTTTTCCCCCTACTCTGCCATTTTGCAGTTGGTTTGTTGGTCAActtttaagatcattgagtttGTATACTTACAAAACCCAAACTTACCTTTCCAGCCACATGCATCAATTCATCTTCAGCATTCCTATGACTGACTGCCCCAAACCAGCAAACTAAGACTGCCACAAACAATCCTACATGCTTTCTTATTAGACATGCTGGaactagaaaaattaaaacatttcgTTTTGACCTTTTCAGGTAATGGGCTGCAAGCATGGAGGACACCAAAAAGTCTTCTGCTAGTAGAACCCCAATTGTGAGGAGTTGATGCATTAGTTTACATTTATTGGTAACAAGTCTGCTGCATCACAAATCAAGTTATGAAGCACCACACAATAATTCAGTGCAAATAGCCATCTAAACTATAATTAAACCCAGACCAAGTACCTGtgcttcttcctcttcagtGAAGTCATTCTTAATATTGAATGTCTTGCGAATTTCTTCTGGAGTTTTCCCCTTGATCATGTTTGCCACGGTCTTGCATGTGACATCCAGCAAACCTTTGATGTCCAAGTAATTTGCAGCCTGTGAAAGTTTTCATATTTAAGGCCTCCATATCAATAGTCTGGCTCTGTAGATGCACTACAGAAGTTAAGTTTACACTGAAATTTTAGAATACTGTATGCAAACAGATCATTTCCACTTTCAGAAGCTTCTAGCTAAAACCTTCAAGGGACAGTAGCTAAAACTTGCTTGCCAAATAGAAGGTAATCATTTGTACCATGAAAAGCACTCCTCCTCCACCCTTTACAAACAGCTCTCAGAAGTCTGCAAACATCCAAGATCTTCAGTGCTGCAGTACTGTTAACTAGCAAAGCAGGTATTGTTGGATCAAAGGTATACACAGTACAAATTTAACAgtcagattttcatttttatgcagATCTCCAGAACTCTATAACTAGTAATAAGCCCTCAATTCAGACTTGAGAGCAATGAGAATAAAAGACAGTGCTATTTAGTAAAGTATTTTGATTGATGAATGAGTATAGATTAATACCAGCATTAGGCTAACAAACACTCCAACATCCTCACCAATTTCAGTCAATACTCATCAGAACCACCTGCCCTCCCTGCAAATCCCCCCCTTTCCAATGAAGAAGTAACTCAAGAAGCATAAAGGCTTTATTTCTTAAGTGCACAGCATAACTTCACAGGCACAGCCTTTGCCCTTCTTGAGGACACTCACCAGGATAAGCTCAAAAAGTGTTCCTTGGTCTACTTTCAGAAATTCTTGATCCCACACAGGGATGTCatctgttctcttttctttgttctcATCATCCTCAGGAGGAGGTGGATCATCCTTGTGATGGGTGCACCATTGAATCACCTAATTATGGTTTTAATATTAAAGTTTTATCCAAGTGATTCTCCCATGAAACCCCAACTATAACTTAACTtcattttggaagaaattaGAACAATTGATCCCCAATCCCAGAATACAACAGCTTTCAGAAATCCCAAACGATTTAGTAGCATGTTAATTACTTAATCTTAAAAGCCAGCAGTGCTATGAAGTTATTAGTCCCTGTGCTAACATACATGGGCTGTATAGAGAAAACCTAAACCTcattttgctgtatttaatgTGTTTGCAGAAACATACTTCGTATTAAGCAGACACTACTCAGgggaagagagcagagcagTAACAGCTACCAGCAGGTCACATTCACCCCAGAACAAAGTTCAGCCAGTAAGTTTGCCATTAGTGTTGGTTCggggtttgttttgtgggttttttttgtttttttttttagtttaggaACATGCAATCTCATGACCCAGACATATAAGAGAGGGGAATCTACTGCAAGCAAAATCCTGCTCCATTTCACCAACCTGAGAGACTTCACAGATTTAAGTTATGTGTCTGTTCACTAGGAAACAATTCTTAACCCTCTATTTACCCCAAAACAGGCACAATAGTTTGGTGCTTTGGCACTACTTTCTATTTGAAAGCATAAAGAATCTTGGACACCACACAATTACACTTTTCTCCCTTGACCCAATGACCATGGTCTGTTAATGAATTTAATACCACCAAGTGCACACAGTGTCTCTTAAGAACTGTCACTGCCACCCAGACACAGCGACTGCCACTGCCAGTCACTCTCAGCACTGCCTGTCCCTTAATCCTTTCTCCAAACATTTGCATCTCATGAACAGCCACCTCAGTTCACAGAATCCAATTAAAACCAGTGCTTTAACACCATGAAATGCCAGTATGCAGAGATGCCCAGCACCACTTCCTTAGGAAGCCTGTCTGGcttacagctgctgctccaggtcaCCCCTGTATATACTCTGTCACTATCCACCTGCCAGCCTCAGCCCACATGCCCATGTTCATGCACCTTGATTTGGTTAAGCTCGTagcacatgaaaaatattttctaattagTAGTTCATAATGCCCAACTCCAAGAtgaattttacatttctttactGCCATGGAGCACAACAGCTTTCATCATCTTACCTTTTTTAAGATGGCTGCATTAACATTTGGAAGAGGGACTGGGTCATCATCACCTTCATCATCCATTCCCAAATCTAAAAATGGAAAGATGACTGAGCAATTGGCAGACAAAACCATTTACTGAACTGGGATGCTTCATCAGTTCTTCACTATTTTGACAACACTGAGGCTGAAATGATTGGTAACAAAGGACCTCTAAACTGTGAGGTAAGGAGCTTTTGGAAGGCTGTGTGGAGCTATGGCTGCATTATACATCCTAGGTTGTACCAAGCTGAGGTTAAGTGGCTGATAAGGCTGCCTCATCAAATTAGAGCATCTACAAACCATCAGCTAAGCTGTCACTTGCTAACTCAGTGTTCTGAATCTGAACTCAGATGCTGAACAATCTGACAAACATTTGTGCATTTCTACCACTTACACAGTTTCAACCCACAAGTTCTAACTGGGGGCTCCCAGTCCATTGATGATTAAGTAAGAATTCATATCTACTGTGGTAAACAGACACAGCATCTTGTCCACTGCATGAGCAGAAGTACTGTAGCCATAGAAGTGCTGCTCTCAGGCTCTGAATCATTCGTATTGATCCTGTACCAGCTGAAGACGTTCACATGGTAAGACAGCAGCACAAATCCTTCCATCAAAAGAAGCATTTATAAAGCATGATTCCAACACTTCTTGCTTTAAAAGCTTGTCAGCACGCTCCAGAGAGATTTGGATGTGTCCCCTCGATATGATCGAGGAATCAATGTAaaagttaggagaaaaagataattaaagTTTCAACTTGATACATAGAACAAATACCATATTAAACATCTTTGATTAAAGAATGTGCTTTTTTTATTACCCAAATGCTAACAGTTGGATGACACCCTAGCTTGTCAAAGACATCTTGAAATTACTTATGTAATTGACTAACAATGCAGACCTTCACTCATTACATGCACAGATGAGCCAATTCTACATCACCAAGGAACCTAATTTTTAAGAACATACAACCATCATCACGCCTCAAATCTGTACATGATAAAAATCACATACTTCTGTATTTAGACAAGGCCGCTACTGTTGTTATCAGTGGGATGCTAATTAACactattttttccttgaaatgaCTCCACAGATTCAGAACTGAAACACTGCCATTAAAAGATACTGAAATAATTCAAGCAATATCTGAAGTTTAGTCAACTCTGCTTAACTTGTCACCATCACCTCTGAACCAGCAATTTTATCTGTTAGCAGAAAACTGACATTTCATTGGTGGTCCGTGGTACTCAGTCCAACCCAAACTTTCAGCTCCTCCCCTCTCAGCTGCAGCACCCAACACACACAACATGAACTGATGCTCAGCCACCTgcactgaaaatgcatttcaccTGTACTAGCAGACTGGTTCTCTCCCAGGTTAGAAAGAGGCAAGTTGATGGTACCTAGCTTACACACTTCCCATGAATAACTTCCCTCTATCTCCAGCTGAGGGTCACTAAGCACCAACACTGGCACAACTCCCGCAGGAGAAAACTGAGAATTGTGCACCCTAATGCACTCCATTTCCTGTTTGCCATGCCAGCTATGTTCAACAGCATCttattaacagaacagaagcatTCAATGCCTGACATAATTCAGTCTTATTTTTACTGTTCTCATAAGGTGTCACAACCAAACACTTACATGTAAGAGCATAATATTAACTACATCTACAGAAATAATTGTTTCTAAGTTAATTCATGAATATATTCAAAAACTATAAAAAACCACCAGTAAACA
This portion of the Vidua macroura isolate BioBank_ID:100142 chromosome 15, ASM2450914v1, whole genome shotgun sequence genome encodes:
- the SKP1 gene encoding S-phase kinase-associated protein 1, which codes for MPSIKLQSSDGEIFEVDVEIAKQSVTIKTMLEDLGMDDEGDDDPVPLPNVNAAILKKVIQWCTHHKDDPPPPEDDENKEKRTDDIPVWDQEFLKVDQGTLFELILAANYLDIKGLLDVTCKTVANMIKGKTPEEIRKTFNIKNDFTEEEEAQVRKENQWCEEK